From Penicillium psychrofluorescens genome assembly, chromosome: 6, one genomic window encodes:
- a CDS encoding uncharacterized protein (ID:PFLUO_008662-T1.cds;~source:funannotate): protein MTSMLLSRAAAATTRLSISTRALSSSTSSLPTSTPPPSNTRELKDLTPTDLCYYWDTQPPQPAQLAFADKIFTPSRHSPIKLWSASKFRTTPLSSLEPEVAFLGRSNVGKSSLLNAIMGQEICWTSSRPGRTREMNAFGIGGTKGGEHKVVLLDMPGYGKASRSEWGAEIMKYLQGRKQLRRAFLLIDSEHGIKQTDADILGLFRRYAIPHQIIVSKVDKVLSKKKKLKFDVSTAGIERLQSMLRDLKPVVQPDFSVSEGPGALGEIITAGAETLTSTGQALGVNAVRWAILSAAGIGEDVVAK, encoded by the exons ATGACCAGCATGCTCCTCTCCAGAGCTGCAGCAGCTACAACTCGATTATCTATCTCTACAAGAGCCCTatcctcatccacatcctcacTCCCAAcatccacaccaccaccatccaacACGCGCGAGCTTAAAGACCTCACCCCAACAGACCTATGCTACTACTGGGACACCCAACCTCCACAACCGGCCCAACTCGCcttcgccgacaagatcTTCACACCCTCCCGTCACTCGCCAATCAAGCTATGGTCCGCCAGCAAATTCCGCACCAcgccgctctcctcgctggagCCTGAAGTGGCCTTTCTGGGGCGGTCGAATGTCGGCAAGAGCTCCTTGCTGAACGCGATCATGGGCCAGGAAATCTGCTGGACATCTTCGAGACCCGGTCGAACGCGAGAAATGAATGCGTTTGGCATTGGGGGCACGAAGGGCGGAGAGCATAAGGTTGTCCTTTTGGATATGCCGGGATATGGAAAGGCGAGTCGCTCGGAATGGGGCGCGGAGATTATGAAGTACCTCCAGGGTCGGAAGCA ACTCCGTCGAGCGTTTCTGCTTATAGACAGCGAACACGGCATCAAGCAAACCGACGCAGATATCCTGGGTCTCTTCCGGCGGTATGCCATTCCACACCAGATCATTGTATCCAAGGTAGACAAAGTCctgtcgaagaagaagaaactcaagTTCGATGTGTCGACTGCTGGCATTGAGCGGCTGCAGAGCATGCTCCGTGATCTCAAGCCTGTTGTCCAGCCGGATTTCAGCGTCTCCGAGGGACCCGGTGCCCTGGGTGAAATTATCACCGCTGGCGCTGAGACTTTGACTAGTACGGGTCAGGCGCTGGGTGTGAATGCCGTTCGCTGGGCCATTTTGTCCGCGGCGGGGATTGGGGAGGATGTAGTGGCCAAGTGA
- a CDS encoding uncharacterized protein (ID:PFLUO_008663-T1.cds;~source:funannotate), whose translation MINAVLVFNNTGQPRLTKFYTQLDTQTQQSLIAQIYRLVAQRPASACNFLPLPPLLSRGASSSAAHGPSDAPTQITYRTYATLSFIMISTSTESPLALIDLIQVFVEALDRMFENVCELDLIFGYETMHAVLGEMIVGGVVVETNIEKIVAGVRSQEGSLGKRKAVQAASTSLGRGALPGLGGWR comes from the exons ATGATCAATGCCGTGCTTGTCTTCAATAACACTGGCCAGCCGCGTCTGACCAAGTTCTACACGCAGCTG GACACTCAAACGCAACAATCCCTCATCGCCCAGATCTACCGTCTCGTCGCCCAGCGCCCAGCAAGCGCCTGCAATTTCCTCCCACTGCCCCCTCTGCTTTCCCGCGgcgccagctcctccgccgcccACGGCCCCTCCGATGCCCCGACCCAGATCACATACCGCACCTATGCGACcctctccttcatcatgATCTCCACCTCGACCGAGTCGCCACTAGCGCTTATAGATCTGATCCAGGTCTTTGTCGAGGCGCTGGACCGCATGTTCGAGAATGTTTGCGAGCTGGATCTGATCTTTGGATATGAGACTATGCATGCCGTTCTGGGCGAGATGATTGTTGGCGGTGTCGTTGTTGAGACGAATATCGAAAAGATTGTTGCCGGCGTGCGCAGTCAGGAGGGCTcattggggaagaggaaggctGTCCAGGCGGCGAGCACCAGTTTGGGACGGGGTGCGCTTCCTGGTCTGGGGGGCTGGCGGTAA
- a CDS encoding uncharacterized protein (ID:PFLUO_008664-T1.cds;~source:funannotate) — protein sequence MPYPQGKAGASKKQAKNPLIEKRTRNFGIGQDIQPKRNLSRFVKWPEYVRMQRQKKILNMRLKVPPALAQFQNTLDRNTAAQTFKFMAKYRPETKTEKKERLHQEATAVSEGKKKEDVSKKPYNVKYGLNHVVGLVENKKASFVLIAHDVDPIELVVFLPALCRKMGVPYAIVKGKARLGTVVHKKTSAVLALTEVRSEDKAEFAKLLSAVKEGYTDKYEEARRHWGGGIMGPKANARTEKKRKAAEAAIKV from the exons ATGCCTTACCCCCAGGGTAAGGCTGGTGCTAGCAAGAAGCAGGCCAAG AACCCGCTGATTGAGAAGCGCACCCGCAACTTCGGCATTGGCCAGGACATCCAGCCCAAGCGCAACCTGTCGCGCTTCGTCAAGTGGCCCGAGTATGTCCGCATGCagcgccagaagaagattctGAACATGCGCCTGAAGGTCCCCCCGGCCCTCGCGCAGTTCCAGAACACCCTGGACCGCAACACCGCTGCCCAGACCTTCAAGTTCATGGCCAAGTACCGCCCTGAgaccaagaccgagaagaaggagcgtCTGCACCAGGAGGCCACCGCCGTCtccgagggcaagaagaaggaggacgTCTCCAAGAAGCCCTACAACGTCAAGTACGGTCTCAACCACGTCGTCGGCCTggtcgagaacaagaaggcTTCCTTCGTCCTGATCGCCCACGACGTTGACCCCATTGAGCTGGTTGTCTTCCTCCCCGCTCTGTGCCGCAAGATGGGTGTTCCCTACGCCAtcgtcaagggcaaggctCGCCTGGGTACCGTTGTCCACAAGAAG ACCTCCGCCGTCCTGGCTCTGACTGAGGTCCGCTccgaggacaaggccgagTTCGCCAAGCTCCTGTCCGCCGTCAAGGAGGGCTACACCGACAAGTACGAGGAGGCCCGCCGCCACTGGGGTGGTGGTATCATGGGCCCCAAGGCCAACGCTCGCactgagaagaagcgcaaggctgccgaggccgCCATCAAGGTCTAA